In Archaeoglobaceae archaeon, a single window of DNA contains:
- the hisG gene encoding ATP phosphoribosyltransferase, whose translation MLVKVYFPDGHLEKPIWDALITAGYKLGKSERGYLIDVDHPMLIFKQVRPQIMPLYVELGKGDGAITGGDILENWKLKMELENVVVLDYLPLRPTKLVAAISEEVYPDVKSIEDFKAVVGNKKIYIASEFPEIAKEYAKKNNLNAVVFDPIGKTEASILPPIPEADLIIEVTEFGTTLKENKCRIIDVLNGQVKSVFIANRASLKEKEKKEVLENLLTDIKEVIESRNLVSLYFNVPEKSNLDKIIEYLTSQGFDPTISPLAKGAAAVHIIVDRSMVKFLKPTLRSMGAKRIGTSPVITFGD comes from the coding sequence ATGCTTGTGAAGGTATACTTCCCTGACGGTCATCTTGAGAAGCCGATCTGGGATGCGCTCATCACAGCAGGATACAAGCTTGGAAAAAGCGAAAGAGGTTATCTGATCGATGTAGATCATCCCATGCTCATCTTCAAGCAGGTTAGACCACAAATAATGCCGCTCTACGTAGAGCTTGGAAAAGGAGATGGGGCGATCACTGGCGGAGACATTCTTGAGAACTGGAAACTCAAAATGGAGCTTGAAAATGTTGTCGTTCTCGATTATCTGCCACTTCGACCAACAAAGCTCGTTGCAGCCATTTCTGAAGAAGTTTATCCCGACGTTAAAAGCATTGAAGATTTTAAGGCAGTCGTCGGAAACAAGAAGATTTACATAGCTTCTGAATTTCCAGAGATCGCAAAAGAATATGCCAAGAAGAACAATTTGAATGCAGTTGTCTTTGATCCAATTGGAAAAACCGAAGCGTCGATATTGCCCCCTATTCCTGAGGCGGATCTGATAATCGAGGTAACCGAGTTTGGAACAACTTTGAAGGAAAACAAGTGCAGAATAATCGATGTGTTAAATGGACAGGTAAAATCAGTTTTTATAGCAAATAGAGCCTCTCTAAAGGAGAAGGAAAAAAAAGAAGTCCTTGAGAATTTACTTACAGACATAAAGGAAGTTATAGAGTCGAGAAACCTTGTAAGTCTTTACTTCAATGTTCCAGAGAAGAGCAACCTTGATAAGATAATCGAGTATCTGACTTCTCAGGGCTTCGATCCAACGATATCTCCGCTGGCAAAAGGAGCTGCGGCTGTGCACATAATTGTAGACAGATCAATGGTGAAATTCCTGAAGCCAACACTCAGGAGCATGGGGGCAAAGAGAATAGGCACATCGCCAGTAATTACCTTTGGAGATTGA
- a CDS encoding MBL fold metallo-hydrolase, with protein MKITILADNKIIAPKPLKAEWGFSALIESKEVIMFDVGMGTAINNLIMLQKPLPDKIVLSHGHYDHTTALYPFPKKVPIYAHPDVFLPRFFEGRFIGLPFQKELILNYFDFVEHKEPLEVSKGIWALGEIPREFETATLKDSFAIRDGMKERDEIKDDQSLAIKTDKGVVLLLGCCHSGLRNTIKWAEEVASDEVKFIIGGTHLIAYTEDKILEVLKSVKVDLIAPTHCTGLKAEMIIARAFGDKYKPTGVGSEFEF; from the coding sequence ATGAAGATTACGATACTTGCCGACAACAAGATAATAGCTCCAAAGCCATTAAAGGCAGAATGGGGATTCTCAGCTTTAATAGAGAGCAAAGAAGTCATTATGTTCGATGTCGGCATGGGGACTGCAATAAATAATCTGATCATGTTGCAAAAGCCTCTGCCAGATAAGATAGTCCTTAGCCACGGACATTACGATCACACCACCGCCCTTTACCCTTTTCCAAAGAAGGTTCCGATTTACGCTCACCCCGACGTATTCTTGCCAAGATTTTTTGAAGGCAGATTCATAGGGCTCCCATTCCAGAAAGAACTGATCTTGAACTACTTCGATTTTGTAGAGCACAAAGAACCATTAGAAGTCTCAAAAGGAATCTGGGCTCTTGGAGAGATTCCAAGAGAATTCGAAACAGCAACTTTAAAGGATTCCTTTGCAATTAGAGACGGAATGAAGGAGAGGGACGAGATAAAAGACGATCAGAGCCTTGCAATAAAAACCGATAAAGGAGTTGTGCTACTCTTGGGTTGCTGTCATTCTGGGCTCAGAAATACTATAAAATGGGCTGAAGAAGTTGCCAGCGACGAAGTTAAATTCATAATCGGTGGAACGCATTTAATAGCCTACACAGAAGATAAGATCTTAGAGGTTTTGAAAAGCGTTAAAGTCGATCTAATTGCACCAACACACTGCACCGGCTTGAAGGCTGAAATGATAATTGCAAGAGCCTTCGGGGATAAATACAAGCCCACAGGAGTTGGTAGTGAATTCGAGTTTTAA
- the fdhD gene encoding formate dehydrogenase accessory sulfurtransferase FdhD has translation MIREIGKTLEIALEKEVEFVINGKAYRKLCTPLMLKEFAVGFLVSEGIVKSLKDIKVDVYGDRIVAEVLGDTSDLNLVFSGFLRKVKPSKIESRRKFKIDVLKKHLELIEIEEYKKTRGYHVAVVVNEDKFYRAYDVGRHNAVDKAIGMALLNNAELGNSFLLLSGRISKEIAFKCANAGIPLVVSKAAIFSSAIEFCKEVGLSAVSFATNIAVGDAIE, from the coding sequence GTGATCAGAGAGATCGGCAAAACGCTTGAAATTGCTCTTGAGAAAGAAGTGGAATTCGTGATAAATGGTAAGGCTTATCGGAAGTTATGCACTCCGCTGATGCTTAAGGAATTTGCAGTCGGTTTTCTGGTTTCTGAAGGGATTGTAAAATCTCTGAAAGATATTAAAGTGGACGTCTATGGTGATAGGATCGTTGCTGAAGTCTTGGGGGACACTTCTGATCTAAATTTGGTTTTTTCTGGGTTTTTGAGAAAAGTAAAGCCCTCTAAGATTGAATCAAGAAGGAAATTCAAAATTGATGTGCTAAAAAAGCACCTTGAGCTTATCGAGATCGAAGAATACAAAAAAACACGTGGCTATCATGTTGCGGTTGTAGTCAATGAAGACAAATTTTACAGAGCCTACGATGTTGGCAGACACAATGCAGTCGACAAGGCTATAGGCATGGCTTTGCTAAATAACGCAGAGCTTGGAAACTCTTTCCTTTTGCTCTCAGGTAGAATTTCAAAGGAGATTGCCTTTAAATGTGCGAATGCTGGCATCCCGCTTGTCGTTTCGAAGGCAGCAATTTTTAGCTCTGCAATTGAATTCTGCAAAGAAGTTGGACTTTCTGCGGTTTCATTTGCAACCAACATAGCGGTAGGGGATGCGATTGAGTGA